One window of the Tachypleus tridentatus isolate NWPU-2018 chromosome 10, ASM421037v1, whole genome shotgun sequence genome contains the following:
- the LOC143229480 gene encoding serine protease 1-like isoform X1 codes for MLPTKTVRTTLYFLILVSLITDGKRPHRAQRKQLEQRGSRNLSKIVQRKRGEQIKATVLNTEIFSHWSEWSRCSRNCKKVRKRICVFPLECEGRVLKDVKPCGGYLCKDNTLKNTEIKSREASSMYSQWSEWSPCTRSCKTRRYRTCNMCKSSVEKEEMLCYVKDSACEKLYQKTKNNSRKRKSKKNKKDIGKGKETTHTTKHQKCGVSAKRFPDLRIIGGHEAQKGRWPWQVVVMNRFHEPFCGGTVVASRWILTAAHCVRKRLYIRAGEHDVMDVDGSEQLVRVLDSIVHPNYNSETVDSDVALLKLRHSLSINVDVRPVCLPSQGAELSVGTLVTILGWGKSYKLDMLGTDVLHEARVPIANVQDCQQVYDDHDISEYMICAGYKRGRVDSCDGDSGGPLLYQVNGKWEVHGIISFGKGCGEKRKYGVYAKVSKFVKWINETIALNS; via the exons cAGCGAGGGAGCAGAAATTTATCAAAAATTGTTCAAAGAAAGAGAGGAGAACAAATAAAGGCAACAGtattaaacacagaaatattCAGCCATTGGTCCGAATGGTCACGGTGCTCCCGAAATTGTAAGAAGGTACGCAAGCGCATATGTGTCTTTCCATTAGAATGTGAAGGTCGAGTTCTAAAAGACGTGAAACCTTGTGGAGGATACCTTTGTAAAGATAATACTCTTAAAAACACAGAAATCAAAAGTAGAGAAGCTTCTTCTATGTATTCTCAATGGTCAGAATGGTCACCTTGCACCCGTTCCTGCAAAACTCGTCGATACCGTACCTGCAATATGTGCAAAAGTAGTGTAGAGAAGGAAGAAATGTTGTGCTATGTAAAAGACTCTGCCTGTGAGAAACTGTaccagaaaactaaaaataatagtagaaaaagaaaatctaaaaagAACAAGAAGG ATATTggaaaaggaaaagaaacaacCCACACAACTAAACACCAAAAATGTGGAGTTTCAGCTAAAAGATTTCCTGATCTGCGCATTATCGGCGGTCATGAGGCCCAGAAAGGTCGTTGGCCTTGGCAG gtTGTAGTGATGAACCGGTTCCATGAACCTTTCTGTGGAGGAACGGTGGTGGCTTCGCGGTGGATCCTAACCGCAGCGCACTGTGTTCGAAAACGTTTATACATACGAGCAGGAGAACACGATGTCATGGATGTAGATGGATCAGAGCAACTAGTCCGTGTTTTGGACTCGATTGTGCATCCAAATTATAACTCGGAAACAGTTGACAGTGATGTAGCTTTGTTGAAGCTACGTCATTCTTTGTCAATAAACGTTGACGTCCGACCTGTCTGTCTGCCCAGTCAAGGAGCTGAACTTTCTGTAGGAACATTAGTTACGATTTTAGGCTGGGGTAAATCATACAAGTTGGACATGTTGGGCACGGATGTGTTACATGAAGCTCGGGTACCCATAGCTAATGTACAAGACTGCCAACAAGTGTACGATGACCACGACATCAGTGAATATATGATATGTGCAGGCTATAAAAGAGGGCGTGTGGACTCGTGTGATGGTGACAGTGGCGGCCCTTTGTTGTATCAAGTCAATGGAAAATGGGAAGTACACGGTATCATTAGCTTTGGAAAAGGGTGtggtgaaaaaagaaaatatggtGTTTATGCCAAAGTGTCAAAATTTGTGAAATGGATCAATGAAACAATAGCACTTAATTCATAG
- the LOC143229480 gene encoding serine protease 1-like isoform X2: MLPTKTVRTTLYFLILVSLITDGKRPHRAQRKQLERGSRNLSKIVQRKRGEQIKATVLNTEIFSHWSEWSRCSRNCKKVRKRICVFPLECEGRVLKDVKPCGGYLCKDNTLKNTEIKSREASSMYSQWSEWSPCTRSCKTRRYRTCNMCKSSVEKEEMLCYVKDSACEKLYQKTKNNSRKRKSKKNKKDIGKGKETTHTTKHQKCGVSAKRFPDLRIIGGHEAQKGRWPWQVVVMNRFHEPFCGGTVVASRWILTAAHCVRKRLYIRAGEHDVMDVDGSEQLVRVLDSIVHPNYNSETVDSDVALLKLRHSLSINVDVRPVCLPSQGAELSVGTLVTILGWGKSYKLDMLGTDVLHEARVPIANVQDCQQVYDDHDISEYMICAGYKRGRVDSCDGDSGGPLLYQVNGKWEVHGIISFGKGCGEKRKYGVYAKVSKFVKWINETIALNS; encoded by the exons CGAGGGAGCAGAAATTTATCAAAAATTGTTCAAAGAAAGAGAGGAGAACAAATAAAGGCAACAGtattaaacacagaaatattCAGCCATTGGTCCGAATGGTCACGGTGCTCCCGAAATTGTAAGAAGGTACGCAAGCGCATATGTGTCTTTCCATTAGAATGTGAAGGTCGAGTTCTAAAAGACGTGAAACCTTGTGGAGGATACCTTTGTAAAGATAATACTCTTAAAAACACAGAAATCAAAAGTAGAGAAGCTTCTTCTATGTATTCTCAATGGTCAGAATGGTCACCTTGCACCCGTTCCTGCAAAACTCGTCGATACCGTACCTGCAATATGTGCAAAAGTAGTGTAGAGAAGGAAGAAATGTTGTGCTATGTAAAAGACTCTGCCTGTGAGAAACTGTaccagaaaactaaaaataatagtagaaaaagaaaatctaaaaagAACAAGAAGG ATATTggaaaaggaaaagaaacaacCCACACAACTAAACACCAAAAATGTGGAGTTTCAGCTAAAAGATTTCCTGATCTGCGCATTATCGGCGGTCATGAGGCCCAGAAAGGTCGTTGGCCTTGGCAG gtTGTAGTGATGAACCGGTTCCATGAACCTTTCTGTGGAGGAACGGTGGTGGCTTCGCGGTGGATCCTAACCGCAGCGCACTGTGTTCGAAAACGTTTATACATACGAGCAGGAGAACACGATGTCATGGATGTAGATGGATCAGAGCAACTAGTCCGTGTTTTGGACTCGATTGTGCATCCAAATTATAACTCGGAAACAGTTGACAGTGATGTAGCTTTGTTGAAGCTACGTCATTCTTTGTCAATAAACGTTGACGTCCGACCTGTCTGTCTGCCCAGTCAAGGAGCTGAACTTTCTGTAGGAACATTAGTTACGATTTTAGGCTGGGGTAAATCATACAAGTTGGACATGTTGGGCACGGATGTGTTACATGAAGCTCGGGTACCCATAGCTAATGTACAAGACTGCCAACAAGTGTACGATGACCACGACATCAGTGAATATATGATATGTGCAGGCTATAAAAGAGGGCGTGTGGACTCGTGTGATGGTGACAGTGGCGGCCCTTTGTTGTATCAAGTCAATGGAAAATGGGAAGTACACGGTATCATTAGCTTTGGAAAAGGGTGtggtgaaaaaagaaaatatggtGTTTATGCCAAAGTGTCAAAATTTGTGAAATGGATCAATGAAACAATAGCACTTAATTCATAG
- the LOC143229480 gene encoding serine protease 1-like isoform X3, giving the protein MSFCIVGKSCITFMVFGYGKCLRGSRNLSKIVQRKRGEQIKATVLNTEIFSHWSEWSRCSRNCKKVRKRICVFPLECEGRVLKDVKPCGGYLCKDNTLKNTEIKSREASSMYSQWSEWSPCTRSCKTRRYRTCNMCKSSVEKEEMLCYVKDSACEKLYQKTKNNSRKRKSKKNKKDIGKGKETTHTTKHQKCGVSAKRFPDLRIIGGHEAQKGRWPWQVVVMNRFHEPFCGGTVVASRWILTAAHCVRKRLYIRAGEHDVMDVDGSEQLVRVLDSIVHPNYNSETVDSDVALLKLRHSLSINVDVRPVCLPSQGAELSVGTLVTILGWGKSYKLDMLGTDVLHEARVPIANVQDCQQVYDDHDISEYMICAGYKRGRVDSCDGDSGGPLLYQVNGKWEVHGIISFGKGCGEKRKYGVYAKVSKFVKWINETIALNS; this is encoded by the exons CGAGGGAGCAGAAATTTATCAAAAATTGTTCAAAGAAAGAGAGGAGAACAAATAAAGGCAACAGtattaaacacagaaatattCAGCCATTGGTCCGAATGGTCACGGTGCTCCCGAAATTGTAAGAAGGTACGCAAGCGCATATGTGTCTTTCCATTAGAATGTGAAGGTCGAGTTCTAAAAGACGTGAAACCTTGTGGAGGATACCTTTGTAAAGATAATACTCTTAAAAACACAGAAATCAAAAGTAGAGAAGCTTCTTCTATGTATTCTCAATGGTCAGAATGGTCACCTTGCACCCGTTCCTGCAAAACTCGTCGATACCGTACCTGCAATATGTGCAAAAGTAGTGTAGAGAAGGAAGAAATGTTGTGCTATGTAAAAGACTCTGCCTGTGAGAAACTGTaccagaaaactaaaaataatagtagaaaaagaaaatctaaaaagAACAAGAAGG ATATTggaaaaggaaaagaaacaacCCACACAACTAAACACCAAAAATGTGGAGTTTCAGCTAAAAGATTTCCTGATCTGCGCATTATCGGCGGTCATGAGGCCCAGAAAGGTCGTTGGCCTTGGCAG gtTGTAGTGATGAACCGGTTCCATGAACCTTTCTGTGGAGGAACGGTGGTGGCTTCGCGGTGGATCCTAACCGCAGCGCACTGTGTTCGAAAACGTTTATACATACGAGCAGGAGAACACGATGTCATGGATGTAGATGGATCAGAGCAACTAGTCCGTGTTTTGGACTCGATTGTGCATCCAAATTATAACTCGGAAACAGTTGACAGTGATGTAGCTTTGTTGAAGCTACGTCATTCTTTGTCAATAAACGTTGACGTCCGACCTGTCTGTCTGCCCAGTCAAGGAGCTGAACTTTCTGTAGGAACATTAGTTACGATTTTAGGCTGGGGTAAATCATACAAGTTGGACATGTTGGGCACGGATGTGTTACATGAAGCTCGGGTACCCATAGCTAATGTACAAGACTGCCAACAAGTGTACGATGACCACGACATCAGTGAATATATGATATGTGCAGGCTATAAAAGAGGGCGTGTGGACTCGTGTGATGGTGACAGTGGCGGCCCTTTGTTGTATCAAGTCAATGGAAAATGGGAAGTACACGGTATCATTAGCTTTGGAAAAGGGTGtggtgaaaaaagaaaatatggtGTTTATGCCAAAGTGTCAAAATTTGTGAAATGGATCAATGAAACAATAGCACTTAATTCATAG